AAAATGTATCCAAATCATTATCAGAATACATTCCAAAGATCCCGCACTCCTCGTTTGGAGCATCCAGTCTTTCTTCTTCCTGCGTTCTGAAGAGATTTCTTCCGTAGGTTTGAGTTTCAAACTGTTTTAAATATTCACTTTTATGAATGTCTAAACTTTTCATTTCTATTTTTTCTAAATTAGAAGTTAGATATTAGATGTTAGAAATTAGTCTAAGTTAACTTCAATTATAATTTTAAACTTGTCTTCAATGAATAAATCATTTTCTGTATCTCAGCTAAAAGTTCTTTTAGAGGAACTATTTTAGTTTCGGAAATAAAATTTAAATCTATTAATAATTGTAATTGAGTTTGTAATTCGTAAGTAGAACCAAACGCAATTCCAAGAAATTGATAAAATTCGTTCTTATTATTTCTTCCTGCTCCTTCTGCAATATTGGAAGGTATTGAAACTGCACATCTTCTGATTTGAGAAAGTAAGCCAAACCTTTCTTCATTTGGCAATTCAGCAGTAACCAAATAAACCTCTTTTACTAAAGCCATTGATTTACTCCAAACTTTCAAATCTTCAATTCGGTGCGATTTCATACTAAATTCTAATATCTAACTTCTAACTTCTCAAATTTTACTTATTAAGTAAAGTTTTCAATCTGTTATAGATCTCAACATAAGCTTCAGTAACTTCACCAAGATCTCTTCTGAATCTGTCTTTGTCTAACTTCTTCATCGTGTCTTTATCCCAAAGTCTGCAAGTATCAGGAGAAATTTCGTCAGCAAGAATGATTTCGCCGTCTGAAGTTTTTCCTAATTCGATTTTGAAATCTACCAAGATGATATTCATTTTATCGAAAAGATCGATTAGAATTTCGTTGATGTCTGAAGTTAATTCATACATCTCGTCTAGCTCTTCATACGTTGCAGCTCCTAAGAAAACAGCGTGGTGATCGTTGATAAGCGGATCCCCCAATTCGTCTTTTTTGTAGCAGATATCGAAGATGGTAACCGGAGATTTAATTCCTTCCTCAACTCCTAATCTCTGAGCCATGCTTCCTGCAGAATAGTTTCTTACGACCATTTCCAAAGGAATAATTGATACTTTCTTTACCAATTGCTCTCTTTCGTCTAGTTGTTTGATGAAATGAGTTTTAATTCCTTTTTCATTTAAATATTCAAAAATAAGAGTGGTGATGGCGTTATTCATTTCACCTTTCAAATCTACAGATCCTCTTTTTTGAGCGTTAAATGCAGTTGCATCGTCTTTGAAACGTACTACAACTTCGTCAGGATTTTCGGTTGCAAATACTTGTTTTGCTTTCCCTTCATACAGCATTTCTAGCTTTTGACTCATAATTTTTACTTTTTTTACTTTAGAAAACCTTGAATCAAAGGTTTTCAATTATAGTTAGATTTATATACTTTTTACTTAATTAAAATTCCTGCTAAAACAGCGATTCCAAAACTTAATAATGTACCGATCAATACATATTCTGTCAGTTTTCTCTGTTTTGCCTGTGCGAGATCGCTGAATCTGAAAACAGATTTTGCCGCGATCATAAAGCCTACTCCTTCCCAATGGTTGACTACAATAAATGTGAAAACCAATAGTCGTTCTAAAATCCCGATATATTTTCCGGCACTCGATAAAGAATCGCTTTGTACGCTGTTTTCTTCTCCGGTTACGGGAGTCCATGATGATAATAATAATTTAATGAAAATTGAAGCAGGTGATGTTAAAAACAAAGCCGCCATTATCATTTTCAAAAAATCCTGATCTTTTAAAAATTCAAAATTAAATTCACTGAAATAAAGAGAAATTCCACCAATCACCGCTACATGAAGAGCCTGATCAATAAAAAACCATCTTTTTTTTGTCTGAATTTTTTGAAAACTCAGTTTACAGGCATCAATAATAAAATGAGAAATTCCCACTAAAACAGCAACCCACCAAAGTTTAAGATCCCAAAGGAAAATAAAGCTTAAAATAGTATGAATCAGAACATGAAAATATAAATATAAACTTTTCAGTTTACGGTTCTCCTTATCTGCAACCCAAGAATTTGGCTGAAGAATAAAATCTCCAAGTAAATGTGCCAATATGAGTTGAATAAAAATCATCTTACAATTCTGAAATTTTCTTTCTAAAATATTGATTGGTTTCTACGATAAGCTCGTAGTTTGCCCGTTTCAGTCTTTGGCTGATTGAGGATTGCGAAATGGTAAATTTTTTGGCAAGATCTTCTTGTGTATAATCTTGATTCATTATCATTTCGTGAATGATTTCGGCAGTTGCCATGGTCCAGTTATCAAAATCTTTGGATGCCCATTTTAATAAAATATTGAGGTCGCGGTCTATAGAGTCGTTGGAAGTTTTGATAGAAACGGTATGACCATCACTCTTCAGATCATTTAACAACCTTCCTGAATTTACATAAGCCGAACCGTTGGATTCTGTAATCTTTTCAGAAGAAAAGTTTTCCTCACCAATGCCGATTGCAATTCTTACGTCTAAATTTTCCTGACTTTTTATAAGAGATTTGATAGCTAAGAAATGCCAAAAGACATCGTCGATATTGCATTTAAACTGAAATTCGTCGCCTCTGTAGATTTCCCATGTTGCGGGAGCACTTCCCCACGTGTCGAGAAGATTTTTAAGCTTGGTAATCCAAACTTCTGTGTCTGCATGCTGCGAATTAATAATATCACCAGTGATGACCGCTATCATTTTGCAAATATAATCATTATTACTTATAAATAAAAAATATAAGTCAATTTGATTATAAATCTCAAATATTAGCTTTTTTGCTTATAAATTTTATCAACAAAAAACTTCGCTCAAAGTTGAACGAAGTTGTAAAGTTTTGTATTTAAATTTAATCTTATTTCTTAATAAACTGATAAGCTTTATTGTCAAGTTTCAATAGATAAGAACCAGTTTTTAAATTCTGCAGAGAAATATTTTTCTTGTTTTTAAACGGATTTTTCTCTGTGTAAATCAATTGTCCCGAATAATTTACAATTTGAGCAGTCTGAATATTTTCAGTTTTTCCACTTACAAAAATGTTTTCATGAACCGGATTTGGATAGATTTTAAATTCTTTTCCAGCTAATAATTCTGCTTCAGAAGTAGATAATGTTCCTAGATTTTGGCAGTAATTGCTTGCATAAGAATCCCATTCTGAGATATCAAAAGTTGTCACTGGTTGATTAACTATTGCTTTTCTATAGAGAGAAACATTTCCTAAAACTGTAGAATTGTTTTGAGAAGAAACTCCAATCGCATCAACGGTTGTAGATTTGTATCTCAGTTCTAAATATTGACTT
Above is a genomic segment from Chryseobacterium mulctrae containing:
- a CDS encoding SatD family protein; its protein translation is MIAVITGDIINSQHADTEVWITKLKNLLDTWGSAPATWEIYRGDEFQFKCNIDDVFWHFLAIKSLIKSQENLDVRIAIGIGEENFSSEKITESNGSAYVNSGRLLNDLKSDGHTVSIKTSNDSIDRDLNILLKWASKDFDNWTMATAEIIHEMIMNQDYTQEDLAKKFTISQSSISQRLKRANYELIVETNQYFRKKISEL
- a CDS encoding DUF3307 domain-containing protein; translated protein: MIFIQLILAHLLGDFILQPNSWVADKENRKLKSLYLYFHVLIHTILSFIFLWDLKLWWVAVLVGISHFIIDACKLSFQKIQTKKRWFFIDQALHVAVIGGISLYFSEFNFEFLKDQDFLKMIMAALFLTSPASIFIKLLLSSWTPVTGEENSVQSDSLSSAGKYIGILERLLVFTFIVVNHWEGVGFMIAAKSVFRFSDLAQAKQRKLTEYVLIGTLLSFGIAVLAGILIK
- a CDS encoding four helix bundle protein; this encodes MKSHRIEDLKVWSKSMALVKEVYLVTAELPNEERFGLLSQIRRCAVSIPSNIAEGAGRNNKNEFYQFLGIAFGSTYELQTQLQLLIDLNFISETKIVPLKELLAEIQKMIYSLKTSLKL
- the purC gene encoding phosphoribosylaminoimidazolesuccinocarboxamide synthase, whose product is MSQKLEMLYEGKAKQVFATENPDEVVVRFKDDATAFNAQKRGSVDLKGEMNNAITTLIFEYLNEKGIKTHFIKQLDEREQLVKKVSIIPLEMVVRNYSAGSMAQRLGVEEGIKSPVTIFDICYKKDELGDPLINDHHAVFLGAATYEELDEMYELTSDINEILIDLFDKMNIILVDFKIELGKTSDGEIILADEISPDTCRLWDKDTMKKLDKDRFRRDLGEVTEAYVEIYNRLKTLLNK